The Acetomicrobium flavidum genome window below encodes:
- the sdaAA gene encoding L-serine ammonia-lyase, iron-sulfur-dependent, subunit alpha, whose amino-acid sequence MRSFEEILKLCDVDLEFYEAVMELESRESGKDFDSIYSFMASMLDAMEQSVDSALNTEFKGRLMEDEARRFGKYISQTEDLLSGKFIANASHIALAVSQYNSNMGRIVAAPTAGSCGILPRLLFAYKNLYAPSRDALVKALIVAGGVGEVIQKRATLAGAEGGCQAECGAAAAMGSAALTYLKGGSAEASAHAAALTIKSVMGLVCDSVAGLVEVPCIKRNGTLVALASICADMALAGVRSVIPPDEVVDAMRQVGKALPETLRETSKGGLAVTPKARAIEKKIFSQITPLTES is encoded by the coding sequence ATGAGGTCGTTTGAAGAAATTTTGAAACTTTGCGATGTGGACCTTGAATTTTACGAAGCGGTCATGGAGCTCGAAAGCCGTGAAAGCGGCAAAGACTTTGACTCCATATACTCCTTTATGGCTTCTATGCTCGATGCCATGGAACAGTCCGTAGATTCGGCATTGAATACCGAATTTAAGGGTCGTCTAATGGAAGACGAGGCAAGAAGGTTTGGCAAATATATATCCCAGACCGAGGATCTTTTATCCGGAAAATTTATCGCAAATGCATCTCATATTGCGTTGGCGGTATCTCAGTACAATTCAAACATGGGGCGCATCGTGGCTGCCCCTACGGCAGGAAGCTGTGGGATACTACCAAGATTGCTCTTTGCCTATAAGAATTTATATGCGCCCTCCAGGGATGCGTTGGTAAAGGCCCTAATCGTCGCAGGAGGCGTGGGGGAGGTCATTCAAAAGCGAGCTACATTGGCTGGAGCTGAAGGGGGATGTCAAGCCGAATGTGGTGCTGCTGCTGCCATGGGGTCGGCTGCCTTAACTTACCTTAAAGGGGGCAGTGCCGAAGCCTCCGCGCATGCGGCTGCCCTGACGATAAAGTCCGTAATGGGCTTAGTGTGCGATTCGGTTGCCGGTTTGGTCGAGGTGCCTTGCATAAAACGAAACGGCACGTTGGTCGCCTTGGCGTCCATATGTGCCGATATGGCTTTAGCCGGAGTCAGGTCCGTCATCCCGCCTGACGAAGTGGTGGATGCCATGAGGCAGGTTGGTAAGGCCTTGCCTGAAACGTTAAGGGAGACATCAAAGGGAGGGCTAGCTGTAACTCCAAAGGCCAGGGCCATTGAAAAGAAAATATTTAGCCAGATAACTCCTCTGACGGAGAGCTAA
- a CDS encoding nitroreductase family protein, which produces MSLREDRAIQVILGRRSIRKFQKDRKVEPEKLDIILECAQAAPTAGGGRPWHFVVVEDRHMLDALAEAHPYGKMLHEAPLAIVVCGDPKLNDFAKRYWEEDCSAAMQNILLASHALGLGSVWLGVSNSSGRPEAVRKALGIPDDIQVLAIAAIGYPAETKEPHSGYDHSRIHRNRW; this is translated from the coding sequence ATGTCGTTGCGCGAAGATCGTGCTATACAGGTTATCTTGGGCAGAAGGAGCATAAGGAAGTTTCAAAAGGACAGGAAAGTCGAGCCCGAAAAGCTTGACATCATTTTGGAGTGCGCTCAAGCTGCTCCTACAGCTGGGGGTGGAAGGCCGTGGCATTTCGTGGTCGTTGAGGACAGGCATATGTTAGATGCCTTGGCGGAAGCCCATCCCTACGGAAAGATGCTACACGAGGCGCCCTTAGCCATCGTGGTGTGCGGAGATCCCAAGTTAAATGATTTTGCGAAGCGGTATTGGGAAGAGGATTGCTCGGCAGCGATGCAGAACATATTGCTTGCATCTCATGCTTTGGGTTTGGGATCTGTGTGGCTTGGAGTGAGCAACTCCTCCGGACGTCCGGAAGCCGTTAGAAAGGCTTTAGGAATTCCGGATGACATTCAGGTTTTGGCCATAGCGGCGATCGGCTATCCTGCCGAAACGAAGGAGCCTCACAGCGGTTATGACCACAGCAGGATCCATCGCAATAGGTGGTAA
- a CDS encoding methyl-accepting chemotaxis protein yields MKKEGSFAWLMFGTSVASWAIGLWLFSRLGGGRKAILWPAVVFAVATAALLVEAYLSKRERISLVRVLLSLNQKLSAKDLSVDKGKSFLSWVADGLNNTIQAILGVRIFAGKVGIATEDVVESAKFSSDTMHSIAAFASEIAQAASEISSLANDASLRIQTFSAGIQESSSTIENIAAQGKSVESEAGENVRLVQETTQGIGAVDEATKRVSEAIGQMQRVSKDIVDIVGSIKGIAAQTNLLALNAAIEAARAGEHGRGFAVVAEEVRSLAEESSRAASSIENLANNIRALAEEGVKSIDVASRKVMEANEKARRMDESNKKVLSIVGDLIREIGLTSETFQTQAESSVEMANFIAGITEKVDRQTKRLDEMNALLQDEAISSEAMAEKVEVILSSANAMEKALFKFKLKEEELSSSLVKERAVMRIGIENRDWGRFHFWRGGKVQGLDVDLANEIAKALNVKAEFVPTTWGNGEKGTLSGTWLSEDWSEFDMVISAVTKLPSRAERVVFSVSYAAVGQKILFRKQDELNSLKDLVGKKVGAQKGTTSEAIARKKLTGSTVVPYPSWQDALQALKKGDISAAVIDSPTVQSCLDEDPSLSSLRTVLTWEHFGVVLPKFVSGEFKEIVDDVVMKNREQLANKWLKSTRDSSYLATL; encoded by the coding sequence GTGAAAAAAGAAGGCTCCTTCGCATGGCTCATGTTTGGTACGTCTGTTGCTTCGTGGGCAATAGGGTTGTGGCTTTTCTCTCGCCTTGGAGGTGGCCGCAAGGCCATCCTTTGGCCGGCTGTCGTGTTTGCCGTAGCTACGGCAGCCTTGTTAGTGGAGGCTTACCTCAGTAAGCGCGAAAGGATAAGCTTGGTTCGAGTGCTTTTGAGCCTAAATCAAAAGCTCAGCGCTAAGGACTTAAGCGTCGATAAGGGCAAAAGCTTTTTATCCTGGGTGGCTGACGGCTTAAATAATACGATACAAGCTATTTTAGGGGTTCGCATATTTGCCGGCAAGGTGGGTATAGCTACGGAAGATGTTGTAGAATCCGCAAAATTCAGCAGTGACACCATGCATAGCATTGCCGCTTTTGCTTCTGAGATAGCCCAAGCAGCGAGCGAGATAAGTTCACTGGCAAACGACGCCAGCTTGCGTATACAGACTTTTTCGGCGGGCATTCAGGAGTCTTCGTCCACGATTGAAAACATTGCAGCGCAGGGCAAGTCCGTCGAATCGGAGGCCGGAGAAAACGTGAGACTGGTCCAAGAGACGACGCAAGGGATAGGAGCCGTGGATGAGGCAACAAAGCGTGTTTCCGAGGCAATCGGTCAAATGCAGAGGGTTTCTAAAGACATAGTCGATATAGTCGGCAGCATCAAGGGGATTGCAGCGCAGACCAACTTGCTTGCGCTCAACGCTGCCATTGAGGCAGCCAGGGCAGGCGAGCACGGAAGGGGATTTGCCGTTGTCGCTGAAGAAGTTCGCAGCTTAGCCGAAGAATCTTCAAGGGCGGCGTCAAGCATAGAGAACCTGGCAAACAATATCAGAGCCTTGGCTGAAGAGGGCGTTAAAAGTATCGATGTAGCAAGCAGGAAGGTAATGGAGGCCAACGAAAAGGCAAGGCGCATGGATGAGAGCAATAAAAAGGTCCTGTCCATCGTTGGAGATTTGATCAGGGAGATAGGGCTTACTTCGGAGACCTTCCAGACTCAAGCCGAATCAAGCGTAGAGATGGCCAACTTTATAGCAGGCATAACTGAAAAGGTGGATCGTCAGACCAAGAGGTTGGACGAGATGAACGCACTGCTTCAGGATGAGGCAATCTCCTCGGAAGCCATGGCCGAGAAAGTAGAGGTCATCCTTTCTTCGGCCAATGCAATGGAAAAGGCGTTATTTAAGTTTAAGCTTAAGGAAGAAGAGCTATCGTCATCCCTGGTAAAAGAAAGAGCCGTGATGCGAATAGGCATCGAAAACCGCGATTGGGGACGTTTTCACTTCTGGAGGGGTGGCAAGGTTCAGGGGCTCGACGTCGACCTGGCCAACGAGATAGCAAAGGCTTTGAACGTAAAAGCTGAATTTGTGCCCACCACGTGGGGCAACGGTGAAAAGGGCACACTGTCTGGTACCTGGCTGTCAGAGGATTGGAGCGAGTTTGATATGGTGATCTCGGCCGTTACCAAGCTCCCATCAAGGGCTGAGAGGGTGGTCTTTTCAGTCAGCTATGCAGCGGTAGGACAAAAGATCCTTTTCAGGAAGCAAGACGAATTAAACTCATTGAAGGATCTTGTTGGCAAAAAAGTTGGGGCCCAGAAGGGTACCACCAGTGAAGCCATAGCCAGGAAAAAACTTACGGGCTCTACTGTTGTGCCTTATCCCAGTTGGCAGGATGCCCTGCAGGCACTTAAAAAAGGCGATATCAGCGCAGCTGTCATAGATAGTCCTACCGTACAGAGTTGCCTGGACGAAGATCCTTCGCTATCATCTCTAAGGACAGTCCTGACGTGGGAGCATTTCGGTGTAGTATTGCCCAAGTTTGTCTCAGGGGAGTTCAAGGAGATCGTCGATGACGTGGTCATGAAAAACAGGGAGCAGTTGGCCAATAAATGGCTAAAATCGACGCGTGATAGCTCTTATTTGGCTACTTTATAA
- a CDS encoding ATP-binding protein, whose amino-acid sequence MTKVFVCGRGGSGKSTLTAILAKFLISEGMRVLVIDADESNRSLYRMLGLQAPYSTLMEDLGGRVAVKKAVFERQNGSDSEDAKLHVDDLPRSCVSRRDDLAFLAIGKIYKPDEGCACPMSALEKGFLERLYVPGWWVLVDCEAGVEHIGRGVWRHADVFLVVLEPSHESMEMAKFMNGLAKEVNRPIVTVVNMVDEDIAEDVKTSVESLGISVDAIFPRDRRVASANLSGQQVPLLPDFVPSLRACTEAILNKVKEGAS is encoded by the coding sequence ATGACAAAGGTGTTCGTTTGCGGTCGGGGGGGAAGCGGTAAAAGCACGCTGACTGCTATATTGGCAAAGTTTTTGATCTCCGAAGGCATGCGCGTGCTAGTGATAGACGCCGACGAAAGCAATCGTAGTTTGTACAGGATGCTGGGCCTGCAGGCTCCCTACAGCACCCTGATGGAAGATTTGGGCGGTAGGGTCGCCGTAAAAAAGGCGGTGTTTGAGAGGCAAAATGGCAGTGATTCCGAAGATGCCAAGTTACACGTTGATGATCTGCCGCGATCTTGCGTCAGCAGGCGCGATGATCTGGCTTTTTTGGCGATAGGGAAGATCTACAAGCCGGATGAAGGTTGCGCCTGTCCCATGAGTGCTCTTGAGAAGGGTTTCTTGGAGAGGTTGTATGTACCCGGATGGTGGGTTTTGGTAGATTGCGAAGCCGGTGTGGAACATATTGGACGCGGGGTGTGGCGACATGCCGATGTCTTTTTGGTAGTGTTGGAGCCTTCCCATGAATCGATGGAAATGGCCAAGTTTATGAATGGTCTCGCAAAAGAAGTAAATCGTCCCATTGTAACGGTGGTGAATATGGTAGATGAGGATATAGCAGAGGACGTTAAAACGTCCGTGGAGTCCCTCGGCATCAGCGTTGACGCCATTTTCCCCCGTGACAGGAGGGTCGCTTCTGCAAATCTAAGCGGACAACAGGTGCCCTTGTTGCCCGATTTCGTGCCATCGCTTAGAGCTTGTACGGAGGCAATTTTAAACAAGGTCAAGGAGGGTGCATCGTGA